A window of the Candidatus Omnitrophota bacterium genome harbors these coding sequences:
- a CDS encoding radical SAM protein: MLAKSAFDNGLLQNITDKLFNSLKSCSICPRKCKVNRLKNETGFCKTGIFPRVYSFMAHHGEEPPISGTNGSGTIFFSGCNMNCVYCQNYKFSQSEQGKETNFEDLAQIMLHLQELNCHNINLVTPTHILPQILKSLIIAIDKGLKLPIVYNTSGYESVKTIKALNGIIDIYLADMRYHDPQMSLKYSNAPEYPKHNQEAIKEMHNQVGVAKFNQDGIMERGLIIRHLVLPNNISGTEDIMKFIASEISPETYISLMSQYTPYYKSNEFKEISRKITLEEYKEAEISMERYGLHNGWTQDSHGLESLAGVNIKPKTLNNKKP, from the coding sequence ATGCTGGCCAAATCAGCGTTTGATAACGGTTTATTGCAAAATATAACTGACAAGCTTTTTAACTCATTAAAATCCTGCAGTATCTGCCCGCGCAAATGTAAAGTTAATCGTTTAAAAAATGAAACTGGATTTTGTAAAACCGGGATTTTCCCAAGAGTATACAGCTTTATGGCTCATCACGGGGAAGAGCCGCCAATCTCAGGGACAAATGGCTCAGGAACAATCTTTTTTTCCGGATGCAATATGAATTGCGTGTATTGCCAAAATTATAAATTTAGCCAATCAGAACAAGGAAAAGAAACAAATTTTGAAGACCTAGCGCAAATCATGCTCCATTTACAAGAATTAAATTGCCACAACATTAATCTAGTAACCCCCACACATATTCTTCCACAAATTCTAAAGTCACTCATAATTGCGATAGATAAGGGACTAAAATTACCGATTGTTTACAACACTAGCGGATATGAATCTGTTAAAACAATAAAAGCGCTTAATGGAATTATTGATATTTATCTTGCGGACATGCGCTATCATGATCCTCAAATGTCTCTTAAATATTCTAACGCACCAGAATATCCAAAGCATAATCAGGAAGCAATAAAAGAAATGCACAACCAAGTAGGTGTTGCAAAATTTAACCAAGATGGAATAATGGAGAGGGGATTAATTATCCGGCATTTAGTCCTGCCTAATAATATTTCCGGGACAGAAGATATTATGAAATTTATCGCAAGTGAAATTTCTCCCGAAACTTACATAAGCCTCATGAGCCAATATACGCCTTATTACAAATCAAATGAATTTAAGGAGATTTCCCGGAAGATAACTTTAGAAGAATATAAAGAAGCTGAAATTTCAATGGAGAGATACGGCTTACATAATGGCTGGACCCAA